The DNA region CACGTCGGAGTGCAGGAGGTCAACTCCCTCGCAGCCCGGCAACGCGGCCGCCAGTTCCTTGGAGTGCGAGAGCGGGTACAGCCTGTCCGAGTCGACCGCCGCCACGAGCGCTGGCCCCGCAAACCCGGCGAGCGCCGCCTCCGCGCCGCCCCGCCCACGGCCAACGTCGTGAGTGTTAACCGCGTGGACGATGCGCAGGTAGGTGTTCGCGTCAAACCGGCGGGCTAGCTTGTCCGCGTGGTGGGCCAGGTAGGACTCGATGGCGTGCTGGCCCGAGCCGGGCTCGCCCGGCCCGCGCAGCACGTCGCCCTCGATGCCGTCGTCATCCGGCTGTACCGACCGCCCAAACCGCGTGTGCAGTTCGGGTTCCGAGCGGTACGTGGTGTGGGCGATCATGCGCGCGATGCCCAGTCGCACGTGCGGGCCCTCGCCGTCGGCCGCGTCGTAGTAGTCGCCGCCCGCGAACCGGGCGTCGGCGCGGATGGCGGCCGTCTGTGCGGCGGCCCAGGCGATGTGCTCCGCCGTGGTGGCGGCCGTGGTGCCCACGGCCGCGATAGACCGCACGCGCGTCGGGTGGGTGGCCGCCCATTCGAGCGCGCGCATCCCTCCCATCGACGGCCCCAGCATGAGCCTCTACGCGTAGATGCCGAGCGCGTCGGTGAGCCGCACCTCGGCCGCCACCATGTCCCGGAGCGTCAGCCAGGGGAAGCGCAAACCCCACGGGCGGCCGTCCGTGGAGTGAGGGTGAGCGGGGCCGGTGGCGCCCTGACAGCCGCCCACAATGTTGGCGGACTCGAATTCGTGACGCGGAAGATGACCAATGTAGTTGCGCGCATCAGCCTCGGTCAGCAGAGTCACATCGATCCATATGAGCTGTGGTCCAAACGGGATGGGGGCTATGCCGACGACTTCGTGCTTGCACCCGCCGAGACGGTCCTTGGTTGGGATATCGCCACCCTCATGGTTGCGAATGACATCACACTCGAACGCTCGAACGTCAGCTGAAAATGCCGGAGAAGACTGGTTCGGTCATCATCACTGGCGTCGATGGCTTTGTCGGCCGACACGTCGCGCGGCAGGCGAGAGCCGCTGGTATGGCGGTCCACGGCATCGGATACTCCAGTGACCCTGATTCGAGCGTCTCGGATTC from Demequina lutea includes:
- a CDS encoding alpha/beta fold hydrolase, with product MLGPSMGGMRALEWAATHPTRVRSIAAVGTTAATTAEHIAWAAAQTAAIRADARFAGGDYYDAADGEGPHVRLGIARMIAHTTYRSEPELHTRFGRSVQPDDDGIEGDVLRGPGEPGSGQHAIESYLAHHADKLARRFDANTYLRIVHAVNTHDVGRGRGGAEAALAGFAGPALVAAVDSDRLYPLSHSKELAAALPGCEGVDLLHSDVGHDGFLVESAALNALVETLLDRVDEDV